The Amycolatopsis sp. DG1A-15b genome window below encodes:
- a CDS encoding glycoside hydrolase family 88 protein, which translates to MRFPGIRGFGVLAATALAGSLFTAPVATAATCTISDEMVAAGNYWVANGTNLDAPDWQNATFHVGNLALVRTTGQSNHKTYPWAQANKYLLPEDPKRPFFPDNQAAGEAYLDLYTYFHPEIPLDSIRTRIRDEVASVQAGHRDYWNYVDALNMAMPSFARMSLIDHDPSYSDAMQTLFSYTEHKLFNEFTGLWYRDARFKGTGVFWSRGNGWALAALTKVLQVLPADDPRRPEYLRVFKKMASTLALAQRRDGFWNSDLLNPWDHGGPESSGTAFFTFGLGWGITAGVLDPGRFRPVVDKAWTALSTKALQPSGLVGYVQPVGDRPATAKPTDTAAYGVGAFLLAGQEVAKLQGCSAE; encoded by the coding sequence ATGCGTTTCCCGGGAATTCGCGGTTTCGGCGTGCTCGCGGCCACGGCGTTGGCGGGCAGTCTCTTCACGGCCCCGGTGGCGACCGCCGCGACCTGCACGATTTCCGACGAAATGGTGGCCGCGGGCAATTACTGGGTCGCCAACGGGACGAACCTCGACGCGCCGGACTGGCAGAACGCGACGTTCCACGTCGGCAACCTGGCCCTGGTCCGGACCACCGGCCAGTCCAACCACAAGACCTACCCCTGGGCGCAGGCCAACAAGTATCTGCTGCCGGAGGACCCGAAGCGGCCGTTCTTCCCGGACAACCAGGCGGCCGGCGAGGCGTACCTGGACCTCTACACCTACTTCCACCCGGAGATCCCCCTGGATTCGATTCGCACGCGGATCCGCGACGAGGTGGCGTCCGTGCAGGCCGGGCACCGCGACTACTGGAACTACGTCGACGCGCTGAACATGGCGATGCCGTCGTTCGCGCGGATGAGCCTGATCGACCACGATCCGTCCTATTCGGACGCAATGCAAACGCTCTTCTCGTACACCGAGCACAAGCTGTTCAACGAGTTCACCGGGTTGTGGTACCGCGACGCGCGGTTCAAGGGCACCGGGGTGTTCTGGTCGCGCGGCAACGGCTGGGCCCTGGCGGCGTTGACGAAGGTCCTGCAGGTGCTGCCGGCCGACGACCCGCGGCGGCCGGAATACCTGCGGGTGTTCAAGAAGATGGCTTCCACGCTGGCTTTGGCCCAGCGGCGTGACGGCTTCTGGAACTCCGACCTGCTGAACCCGTGGGACCACGGCGGCCCGGAGTCCAGCGGCACGGCGTTCTTCACGTTCGGCCTCGGCTGGGGCATCACCGCGGGCGTCCTCGACCCGGGCCGCTTCCGCCCGGTGGTCGACAAGGCCTGGACGGCGCTGTCGACGAAGGCGCTGCAGCCGAGTGGCCTGGTGGGCTACGTCCAGCCGGTGGGCGACCGCCCGGCCACGGCGAAGCCCACGGACACCGCGGCCTACGGCGTCGGCGCGTTCCTCCTGGCGGGCCAGGAAGTCGCGAAGCTGCAGGGCTGCTCGGCGGAGTAG